The Phacochoerus africanus isolate WHEZ1 chromosome 3, ROS_Pafr_v1, whole genome shotgun sequence genome window below encodes:
- the NKX2-4 gene encoding homeobox protein Nkx-2.4 — protein sequence MSLSPKHTTPFSVSDILSPIEETYKKFGGAMDSAPPGLGASLGAAAAAYRAPPPGPSSQAATVAGMQPPHAMAGHNAAAAAAAAAAAAAAAATYHMPPGVSQFPHGAMGGYCNGGLGNMGELPAYTDGMRGGAAAAATGWYGANPDPRYSSISRFMGPSAGVNVTGMGSLTGIADAAKSLAPLHAAAAAAAAAPRRKRRVLFSQAQVYELERRFKQQKYLSAPEREHLASMIHLTPTQVKIWFQNHRYKMKRQAKDKAAQQLQQEAGLGPPPPPSPRRVAVPVLVKDGKPCQNGAGPPTPGQAGPQPPAPTPAPDLEELSPSPPALHGPGGGLAALDATAGDFGGGTLGANLLYGRTW from the exons ATGTCGTTGAGCCCCAAGCACACGACGCCCTTCTCCGTGTCCGACATCCTGAGCCCCATCGAGGAGACCTACAAGAAGTTCGGCGGCGCCATGGATAGCGCGCCGCCCGGCCTGGGGGCGTCCCTGGGGGCCGCGGCCGCCGCCTACCGTGCGCCGCCGCCGGGTCCGTCCTCCCAGGCGGCGACCGTGGCGGGCATGCAGCCTCCGCACGCCATGGCGGGCCACaacgcggcggcggcggctgcggcggcggcggcggcagcggcggcggccgcCACCTACCACATGCCGCCAGGCGTCTCGCAGTTCCCGCACGGCGCCATGGGTGGCTACTGCAACGGCGGCCTGGGCAACATGGGCGAGCTGCCCGCCTACACGGACGGCATGCGGGGAGGCGCGGCTGCCGCGGCCACCGGCTGGTACGGCGCCAACCCGGACCCGCGCTACTCGTCAA TCTCCAGGTTCATGGGGCCGTCGGCGGGCGTGAACGTGACCGGCATGGGGTCGCTGACGGGCATCGCGGATGCCGCCAAGTCGCTGGCGCCCTTGcacgcggcggcggcggcggcggcggcggcgccgcgCAGGAAGCGCCGCGTGCTCTTCTCGCAGGCGCAGGTCTACGAGCTGGAGCGGCGTTTCAAGCAGCAGAAGTACCTGTCGGCGCCCGAGCGGGAGCACCTGGCCAGCATGATCCACCTGACGCCCACGCAGGTCAAGATCTGGTTCCAGAATCACCGCTACAAGATGAAGCGGCAGGCCAAGGACAAGGcggcacagcagctgcagcaggagGCCGGCCTGGGCCCGCCGCCGCCACCGTCCCCGCGCCGCGTGGCCGTGCCGGTGCTGGTCAAGGACGGCAAGCCCTGCCAGAACGGGGCCGGCCCGCCGACGCCCGGCCAGGCCGGCCCGCAGCCGCCGGCGCCGACGCCCGCGCCCGACCTGGAGGAGCTGTCTCCGAGCCCGCCCGCGCTGCATGGCCCGGGGGGCGGCCTGGCAGCCCTGGACGCGACCGCGGGGGACTTCGGCGGCGGCACGCTGGGCGCCAACCTGCTCTACGGCAGGACGTGGTGA